From Actinomyces procaprae:
TCCTTGAAGTGTGCGCTGGAGCGGTCGAAGACGATGATGCAGTCGGTGCCCTTGGTGTCGTTGTCCTGGGTCCAGGGGATGCCGAAGCTGGTGCAGGAGGCGGTGCCGTCCTTGGGCTGGAGCGTCAGCCGGGACGCCGTGGCGGTGATGGTGGCGGTCACCGGGCCGGCGGTTGCGGTCACGCGTACTTCCTTGGGGGTGTCGCCGGTGGCCCAGATCCAGGTGTCCATGCCAACGACCGTGGCTTGCATGTCTCCTACCGTGGGGTTGTAGCCGATTGTGGCCGTAGGAATCGTCACCGCGTCCCACGCCGCCCGCGCCAGGGTGGCGCCGTCGATCACCGGGTCCGGGGGCGTGCCGCCAGCGGGCACCCACACCGGGCCGTTCTCGGCGAAGTACTTGTCGGAGATCGCGAAGTACTCCTCGATGTCGTTGTATTCGAGGTACTCTGATGAGCAGGCCGGGCCGTACCAGTGGCCCTCAGTGTCGTCAGCGTGGGATTCGTAATCCGGGTAGCGTTCCTTGTGCTGCTCTACGGTTTTACCGCCGGCGTCGAAGTGCCTGATATCCCAAGCCGCCTGCCCGGAGTCAAACCACTCCGCCAGCTCCTTTCCGCTTGATCCCTGCTCGTACCAGCACACCGGGTGTACCGAGCTTGCCACCGTTTGCGAGGAGACCGTTGTCCCGCCTGCCCCAGAGCCATCCGACGCAGCCGACACATACTCCGCCGACACCGCAATCTGCACAGAACCATCCCCACCCGACGAAACCGAACCAGAAGAGGCCCCAGTATTCGCGTCGCGCCCGTAATCGGCCCGCGCCGACGGTGTGCTTGTGAGGAGTGCGGCCAGGCAGAGTGCTGTGGCGCAGACAATCGATACTGCCCTGTTCGTTGTTGGCATCGTTCATACCGTGCATTCGTTAGTTGAGACAAGCTGCTCGTAGGAGTCCTTCCAGGTATCGTCCTCGTACACCATGGTAAAAATGTACTCGTAACGACCTTGGAGTGTCTCCGGGTTGCTGACGTCATTTCCGTCGGCATCATAGGCGACGAGGTCGGAATGATCGCTGCAGACCCTTACTTCCGCCCGTGCGTTGGCCGGGTCGGGGGCGGTCATGGTCACGGCGATGACCGCCACGCGCAGGTTTCCATCAACAGTCTCGTCCGCGATCGGCTCATAGTTGTCTTGGAGGGTCTGATAGGCCTCTGCGGTCATGAGCGGTTGGGCGTTTTCTACGCCGGTGCCGGTGAACCAGATGTTCCAGGTGACCTGGTCGTAGTTGATGAAGGCCTTGAGGACCTCGGTCTGCGGATCGTCCAGGTCCTCGGGGATGGAAGTGACTATGTAGCGGTCGGTGGACAGCGACTCCGCGGTTACCACGCCCGCCGCTTCCGCGGAGGCCGCGGCGGACGCGGACGCAGCCGCCGCGGCGGCCGACTCCGAGGCCTTGGCCGAGGCCATCGCCTCGGGGTCGAAGGTGCCGATGCCCAGAGGGTTGTCCTCGGAGTCGGAAGAGCACCCTACTAGCGCTGAGCTGGCAAGCAGAATGGCTAGCGTCTTACTAATGAGGTGCTTGTGTGTGTTCTTCTGGCTGCGGTGCTCGGGGATGTGGTCAGTGGACATTGGGTTCCTTCAGGGGACGTTTCGATGCGACGAGTCGTGTGAACGACGGCGGGCGGCCGACGTGCCGGATCTGCAACCCGGACGCCGACCGCCCCGACGTGCCGCTTGTGAGCCGCCTTATGCGTCGTAGGATGCGACGTCGGCGAGATCTGCCGCGTCAGTCACGCCGTTGGCGGCGGCGATGTTGTTGTGGTTGTGCGCCACGTCCGTCGCGGCATCCGCCAGAATCGCCTCGAAGGCAGTCAGCTTGGGCTTGAACTCGTCCCATGCGGCACGGAAGGACTGCGCGTTGGGGCTCTCCCAGTTGGCGTTCTGCAGTGCCGTGTCGGTGTCCGAGTGGATGGAGTGGGCGGAGTCCACATCGGCCTTGAGGGTGTTGTAGAGGGTCTCGAGGGTGTCGAGGTCTGCGGTGGTGGTTGCCACTGGTTACTCCTAGGGCTCAGGTTCGGATACATCTCTGTCGCATGGTCTTGACTGAGACGGGTACGTGACCGTTTTCGCGTACCGGGCAGCACCTAGGTTTCCATGTCGAGCCGCTCAGTGCAAGCGGTTTGGGTAGAACTACCCATGTGGTGTCGGTGCCTGTAGGCGCACCACTTTGAGGATACGGCGTGATTCTGCGGTTCTGTACTCGTGTGAGAGGTGCGGTGTTGTCATTGCCTCAAACTTGGTTGCAACGTTGCCGTGGCGTAATCGCCTGCGGTGGGGGTACCGTACCGCTGTCCCGCAGATCTCACCCACGAGGTTCCAACGATGTCTCAGCCCCAGGACGGTCGCGTCGCTCGGCGTCGCGACCGTGATGCTCGCGGTTCGTTGTCCACCCGCGCCAGGCGGACCCGCACCGCGTCACGCCTGCCCTCCGCGCCTCGGGAGCGGCGCCCGCTGCTGGCCGCGCTTGCAGTGCTGCTGATTGTCGGTGGGGCGCTGCTCGCCGGACTGCTGGCTACCCGTGCGGACCACCGAGTCGAGGTTCTGGTCGCCGCCCACACGGTTCGAGCGGGGGAGGTCATCACCGACGAGGACCTCGTATCGACCCCGGTGTCCTCGACGCTCGGCACGCTCATTCAAGCGACCCAGGCGGAGCAGGTGGTTGGGCGCACGGCCCGCGTCGAGATCGCCGAGGGGCAGCTGCTGGACACGTCGCAGCTGCTGGACACGTCGCTGCCGGGGACCGGCACTCAGGTGGTCGGCGTCTCGCTCGAAAGCGGCCGGTTTCCGGCCGGTGGGCTGACCGCGGGAGATGTGGTGGACGTCGTCGACGTCAACGACGGGGCCGTCAAGGTGGGTGGCGCCCAGGTGCTGACTGCGGTCCCCAACTCCGGTTCGAACAATGACTGGACCTCCGGGTGCGTGCTGTCCCTGATCGTCTCCAGTACCGATGCGCCGACGCTGGCGGCCGCCAGCGCGAGCGGCAGTATTGCCGTGGTCCTGACCGCCTCCGGCCAGCCGATCGGGGAGGGCTGATGCTGCTATCCATTGCCTCGGCCAAGGGCTCGCCCGGCGCGACTACCGCCGCCCACGTGCTGGCCGCCGTCTGGCCGCGTGACGTACAGCTGGCCGAGCTTGACCCGGCCGGCTCGGATCTCATGTACCGGCTGCGCACCCGGGCCGGACAACCCATCGACTCCGCACGGGGGCTCGTCTCCCTGGCAGCGGCGGTGCGGCGCGAGTCCGCAGCGGCGCTGGAGGATCACCTCACCGTCGTCGAAGGCGGGCTGGAGGTGCTCATCGGCCTGGGCCGCCCTGACCAGGCGGCGGCCATCGGCGGCGGCTGGGCGGCCGTGGCCCAGAGCCTGCGGCAGCCGGTTGACGTCATCGCCGACGTCGGGCGTCTCACTCCGGGCACGCCGAGTCTGGCCGTGGCGCTTGCCTCCGACCGCCTGCTCCTGGTCGCCCGTCCCGGTGTGGACCACTACGGGCACCTCCGCGAGCGCCTGAGGTGGATCGCCGAGGAGACAGCCCACCGGACCGAGCGTCCCGAGCTCGGCGTGCTGCTCATCGCCCCGTGGAAGGAGCGCCATGAGGCGGAGGCCCTGAACCGGTTGCTGCACTCCGGAGGCCTGGACGTTCCCGTGGTGGGGGTGCTCGCCCACGACGACGCCGCGGCGGACGCGCTGTCGGGACGTCGTCCCCGGCCGTTGGACCGCACCCTGCTGGTGCGCTCCGCCCGGGAGCTGGCCGCCGGGCTGGCAGGAATGGGGGAGCAGCGATGAGCGTGGACCAGAACCTCGTACGCACCATGCGTGAGGAGGTCGCCGAGCTGCTCGCCAAGCAGCGGCACGACGACGCCGCCTCCGGCATCCCGCCCATGACCCCGGAGGATGAGCGCCAGTTCGCCCGGGCCCTGATTGGACGTGTGCTGGAGCAGTACGCCCGCACCGAGATCGCTGCCGGGCGCAGTCCCCTGGACGCCCAGGCCGAGGAGGAGGTCTCCCAGGGGATCCACGCCGCCCTGTTCGGGGTCGGCCGCCTGCAGCCCCTGCTGGAGGACCCCGACGTGGAGAACGTGGACATCAACGGCTACGACAACGTCTTCATCCAGTACGCCGATGGACGCGAGGAGCGCGGAGCACCGGTCGCCGATTCCGACGACGAGCTCGTCGAGCTCGTCCAGGTGCTCGGCTCCTACTCCGGGCTCGCCTCCCGCCCCTTCGACTCGGCCAACCCGCAGCTCGACCTGCGGCTGCCGGACGGGTCCCGCCTCTCGGCCGTCATGGACGTGTGCTCCCGCCCTGCCGTGTCGGTGCGCCGTGCCCGCCTGGACAAGGTGGGGCTGGACGAGCTGGTGGGCCTGGGCACCCTCAGCCCCCGGCTGGCGGCCTTCTGCTCGGCGGCGGTGCGCGCCCGCAAGAACATCATGATCGCCGG
This genomic window contains:
- a CDS encoding SAF domain-containing protein, with the translated sequence MSQPQDGRVARRRDRDARGSLSTRARRTRTASRLPSAPRERRPLLAALAVLLIVGGALLAGLLATRADHRVEVLVAAHTVRAGEVITDEDLVSTPVSSTLGTLIQATQAEQVVGRTARVEIAEGQLLDTSQLLDTSLPGTGTQVVGVSLESGRFPAGGLTAGDVVDVVDVNDGAVKVGGAQVLTAVPNSGSNNDWTSGCVLSLIVSSTDAPTLAAASASGSIAVVLTASGQPIGEG
- a CDS encoding CpaF family protein, producing MSVDQNLVRTMREEVAELLAKQRHDDAASGIPPMTPEDERQFARALIGRVLEQYARTEIAAGRSPLDAQAEEEVSQGIHAALFGVGRLQPLLEDPDVENVDINGYDNVFIQYADGREERGAPVADSDDELVELVQVLGSYSGLASRPFDSANPQLDLRLPDGSRLSAVMDVCSRPAVSVRRARLDKVGLDELVGLGTLSPRLAAFCSAAVRARKNIMIAGATNAGKTTFLRALANEIPPSERLITVERALELGLGEFADLHPNVVAFEERLPNSEGAGAITMADLVRRSLRMNPSRVIVGEVLGDEIVTMLNAMSQGNDGSLSTIHANSSAEVFNRIATYAIQSAEHLPQDATNLLIAGAVDFVIFLTRENRFSEGGSMRRYVASVREVNGVDGRVLSSEIFADDGSGHAQPAAPIECVADLIEAGYDPAAAYARGAR